A region from the Acidiferrobacter sp. SPIII_3 genome encodes:
- a CDS encoding bacteriohemerythrin, protein MEQLLVWTDDLSVGIEEIDRQHKELVNILNELHEAITQRRASSACVAILDKLIEYTRVHFTVEESLFRILGYPGYGPHHQEHEKLIEQIVGFQRKIKDENSNVTFELLHFLRGWLTHHILGTDKAYVPFLLSKGVERKLSTKTFWKFW, encoded by the coding sequence ATGGAACAATTACTGGTATGGACGGACGATTTGAGTGTGGGAATCGAGGAAATCGACAGACAGCATAAGGAGCTCGTCAATATATTGAACGAGCTGCATGAGGCCATTACGCAGCGACGGGCATCGAGCGCGTGCGTGGCCATCCTCGATAAGTTGATCGAATATACGCGGGTGCATTTTACGGTGGAGGAAAGCCTGTTTCGTATCCTGGGCTACCCGGGGTACGGGCCGCACCATCAGGAGCACGAGAAATTAATCGAACAGATCGTGGGATTCCAGCGCAAGATCAAGGACGAAAACAGCAACGTCACGTTCGAATTGCTGCATTTCCTGCGGGGGTGGTTGACTCACCATATCCTTGGGACCGACAAGGCTTACGTTCCATTCCTGCTCTCGAAGGGTGTGGAGCGCAAGCTATCGACGAAAACCTTCTGGAAATTTTGGTAG